A genomic region of Nerophis lumbriciformis linkage group LG28, RoL_Nlum_v2.1, whole genome shotgun sequence contains the following coding sequences:
- the LOC133570796 gene encoding sodium channel protein type 8 subunit alpha-like has protein sequence MAVCLAFEDVYIEQRKTIRIILEYADRVFTYIFILEMLLKWVAYGFVKYFTNAWCWLDFFIVDVSIVSLIANALGYSDLGPIKSLRTLRALRPLRALSRFEGMRVVVNALVGAIPSIMNVLLVCLIFWLIFSIMGVNLFAGKYYYCFNDTAEANFHPRDVNNKTQCFALINDNYTEVRWRNVKINFDNVGAGYLALLQVATFKGWMDIMYAAIDSRRVEDQPLYEDNLYMYIYFVIFIIFGSFFTLNLFIGVIIDNFNQQKKKFGGQDIFMTEEQKKYYNAMKKLGSKKPQKPIPRPQNKIQGMVFDFVTQQVFDISIMILICLNMVTMMVETDDQTKKTEDVLYWVNFIFIVVFTGEFLLKLFALRHYYFTNGWNIFDVVVVILSIVGMFLADMIEKYFVSPTLFRVIRLARIGRILRLIKGAKGIRTLLFALMMSLPALFNIGLLLFLVMFIFSIFGMSNFGYVKHGAGIDDMYNFETFGNSMIILFMITTSAGWDGLLLPILNYPPDCDALFEQAGTPSTGNCGNPSVGIFFFVMYIIISFLIVVNMYIAIILENFSVATEESADPLSEDDFETFYEIWEKFDPAASQFITYAKLSDFADALEHPLRVPKPNTIELIAMDMPMVSGDRIHCLDILFAFTKRVLGDSGELDMLRQQMEERFVAANPSKVSYEPITTTLRRKQEDVSARIIQRAYRFYLARRGFVCKRKPVNDRVENGGNNQEQEKEATPSTASLPSYDSVTKPDKEKEDDNEGKGGRNERGRNQKDVRESKC, from the exons GCCTTTGAAGATGTCTACATTGAGCAAAGGAAGACCATCCGCATTATTCTGGAGTATGCTGATCGCGTTTTCACCTACATTTTCATCCTGGAGATGTTGCTTAAGTGGGTGGCTTATGGCTTCGTTAAGTACTTCACTAACGCCTGGTGCTGGTTGGACTTCTTCATAGTGGAT GTGTCTATAGTCAGCCTTATAGCTAATGCCTTGGGCTACTCCGATCTTGGCCCAATTAAGTCACTCAGGACACTGAGGGCCTTGCGACCCCTCAGAGCCCTGTCACGTTTTGAAGGGATGAGG GTGGTGGTAAACGCCTTGGTGGGGGCCATTCCTTCCATTATGAACGTGCTGCTGGTGTGTCTCATCTTCTGGCTCATCTTCAGCATCATGGGTGTGAACTTGTTTGCTGGGAAGTACTACTACTGCTTCAATGACACAGCAGAGGCAAACTTCCACCCCAGGGATGTCAACAACAAAACGCAGTGTTTTGCACTCATTAATGACAACTACACTGAAGTCAGATGGAGAAATGTCAAGATCAACTTTGATAATGTGGGGGCAGGATACCTGGCACTCCTGCAAGTG GCCACGTTTAAAGGCTGGATGGACATCATGTATGCAGCGATAGATTCTAGAAGG GTGGAGGATCAGCCGCTGTATGAAGACAACTTATACATGTACATCTACTTCGTCATCTTCATCATCTTTGGCTCATTCTTCACGCTGAACCTCTTCATTGGTGTCATCATTGACAACTTCaatcaacagaagaaaaag TTTGGAGGTCAGGACATATTCATGACAGAAGAACAGAAGAAATACTACAATGCCATGAAGAAGCTTGGCTCCAAGAAACCACAAAAGCCTATACCCAGGCCACAG AACAAAATCCAGGGCATGGTGTTCGACTTTGTGACCCAGCAAGTGTTTGACATCTCCATCATGATCCTCATCTGCCTCAACATGGTCACCATGATGGTGGAGACGGACGATCAGACAAAAAAGACAGAGGACGTGCTCTACTGGGTCAACTTCATCTTCATTGTCGTCTTCACCGGCGAGTTTCTACTGAAGCTGTTTGCGCTGCGTCATTACTACTTTACCAACGGCTGGAACATCTTTGACGTCGTCGTGGTCATCCTTTCCATCGTTG GAATGTTCTTGGCCGACATGATCGAGAAGTACTTTGTGTCGCCTACGTTGTTCAGGGTGATCCGACTGGCTCGTATCGGACGAATCCTGCGCCTCATCAAAGGCGCAAAAGGCATCAGAACCCTGCTCTTTGCCCTGATGATGTCACTCCCAGCCTTGTTCAACATCGGCCTGCTGCTTTTCCTGGTCATGTTCATTTTCTCCATCTTCGGCATGTCCAACTTCGGCTACGTGAAACACGGGGCGGGAATCGACGACATGTACAACTTTGAGACTTTTGGCAACAGCATGATCATTTTGTTTATGATCACCACGTCAGCTGGCTGGGACGGCCTGCTGCTGCCCATCCTCAACTACCCGCCGGACTGCGACGCCTTGTTCGAGCAAGCCGGCACTCCTTCCACAGGAAACTGTGGCAATCCCTCTGTTGGCATCTTCTTCTTCGTCATGTACATCATCATTTCTTTCCTCATTGTGGTCAACATGTACATTGCCATCATCCTGGAGAACTTCAGCGTGGCTACGGAGGAGAGCGCCGACCCGCTCAGCGAGGATGACTTTGAGACTTTCTATGAGATATGGGAAAAGTTTGACCCCGCTGCCTCCCAGTTCATCACCTACGCCAAGCTTTCTGACTTTGCAGATGCACTGGAACACCCGCTCCGAGTCCCCAAGCCCAACACCATTGAACTCATCGCCATGGACATGCCTATGGTGAGCGGAGACCGCATCCACTGCCTGGACATTCTTTTTGCCTTCACCAAGCGTGTGCTGGGGGACAGCGGCGAGTTGGACATGTTGAGGCAGCAAATGGAGGAGCGTTTTGTGGCGGCCAATCCCTCCAAGGTCTCTTACGAGCCCATTACCACCACTCTGAGGCGCAAGCAGGAGGATGTGTCGGCCAGAATCATCCAACGGGCCTACCGCTTCTACCTGGCGAGGCGAGGCTTCGTTTGCAAGCGCAAGCCGGTTAATGACAGAGTGGAGAATGGCGGGAACAATCAGGAACAGGAAAAGGAGGCCACGCCCTCCACCGCCTCCCTGCCGTCGTACGACAGCGTCACCAAGCCTGACAAGGAGAAGGAGGACGACAACGAGGGCAAGGGGGGGAGGAATGAGAGAGGAAGAAACCAAAAAGACGTCAGGGAATCCAAATGTTAG